A window of the Acidovorax sp. YS12 genome harbors these coding sequences:
- the rpmA gene encoding 50S ribosomal protein L27 produces MAQKKGGGSTRNGRDSKPKMLGVKAFGGELISAGSIIVRQRGTKFHPGFNVGVGKDHTLFALVDGHVSFGTKGALSKHTVNVTPAA; encoded by the coding sequence ATGGCACAGAAAAAAGGCGGCGGCTCTACGCGAAACGGGCGCGATTCCAAGCCCAAGATGCTCGGCGTGAAGGCCTTCGGCGGTGAGCTGATCAGCGCCGGCTCGATCATCGTGCGCCAGCGCGGCACCAAGTTCCACCCCGGCTTCAACGTGGGCGTGGGCAAGGACCATACCCTGTTCGCCCTGGTGGACGGCCATGTGTCGTTCGGCACCAAGGGTGCGCTGAGCAAGCATACGGTGAACGTGACCCCGGCCGCCTGA
- the rplU gene encoding 50S ribosomal protein L21: MYAVIKTGGKQYRVASGEKIKVEQIAADVGQEIVIDQVLAVGNGAELKVGTPLVSGATVKATVVAHGKHDKVRIFKMRRRKHYQKRQGHRQQFTELQIGAITA, from the coding sequence ATGTACGCGGTCATAAAAACCGGCGGCAAGCAGTATCGCGTTGCTTCCGGCGAAAAAATCAAGGTAGAACAGATTGCTGCGGACGTTGGCCAGGAGATCGTGATCGACCAGGTTCTGGCTGTCGGCAACGGCGCTGAACTGAAGGTGGGCACGCCCCTGGTGTCCGGCGCCACCGTGAAAGCCACCGTCGTGGCCCACGGCAAGCACGACAAGGTGCGCATTTTCAAGATGCGTCGCCGTAAGCATTATCAGAAACGCCAAGGCCACCGCCAGCAGTTCACCGAGCTGCAAATCGGTGCGATCACTGCTTAA